The genomic window ATAAAAGCAGTTGTAGGTAAACCTATTAAGTTTATAGGGGTCGGTGAGAAAATAGATGACATAGAACTATTTCACCCTGAAAGACTTGTTTCAAGAATATTGGGGATGGGGGATGTAGTTTCTCTTGTAGAAAAAGCTCAGGAAGCTATCGACGAGAATGATGCTAAATCTCTGGAAGAAAAAATAAAAAATCAGAGCTTTGATCTGGAGGATTTTTTAAAGCAACTTCAAAATATAAAGAAGCTTGGCCCACTAGGAGGTATACTCAAGATGCTTCCAGGTGTAGGGCAGATAGGAGATCTTGCTCCTGCTGAAAAAGAGATGAAAAAAGTAGAGGCTGTCATACAGTCAATGACAAGAGAAGAAAGAAAAAAACCTGAAATTCTTAAAGCCAGCAGAAAGAAGAGAATAGCCAAGGGAAGCGGCGTAGAGGTTTCAGATGTAAATAAACTTTTAAAGCAGTTTGATCAAATGAAGCAAGTTATGAAAATGTTTAGTAACGGAAACTTTCCACAGATACCTGGAATGACTGGTGGAAGGGGAAAAAAGAAGTTTCCTTTTTAAAAAAATAATATAGATGCCCAAAAAAATAAAAATTAGATAAGAAGGAGAAGTGAAGAAAATATGTTAAAATTAAGACTGACTAGAATGGGAAGAGCTAAGAGACCTACTTACAGAATAGCTGCGATGGAAGCTTTAACAAAAAGAGACGGTAAAGCAGTAGCATACCTTGGAAACTATTTTCCATTAGAGGATTCTAAAGTAGTACTAAAAGAGGAAGAAATTATTAAGTACCTTACAAATGGTGCTCAGCCAACAAGAACAGTAAAAAGCATACTTGTAAAAGCAGGAGTATGGGCTAAATTCGAAGAATCTAAGAAAAAATAAGTCTTTTTAACACACGGTTGATTCCGTGTGTTTTTTTTTATCTAAAAGACTTGACTCTAAAATAAAATTGATATATTATATCCTTGTGACAGTTAGCAGTCTGTCACATAGAGTGCTAACAAAAGAATGGAGGGAGGGATACGCATGAAAATAAGACCTATAGGGGAAAGAGTATTAGTGAGACCTATAAAAATGGAAGAAAAGACAGCAAGCGGACTCATTATTCCCGGAGCAGCAGATAAAGAAAAACCTAATCTGGGAATAGTGGAAGAAGTGGGCTCAGGTGAAAAACTTCAAGATGTAAAAAATGGAGATAAAATAGTATATGCTAAGTTCTCTGGGACAGAGATAAAGGACGGGTCTGAAAAATACCTTATCCTGAATATAGAAGACGTTCTAGCAGTTGTAGAGCAAGGATAAAATTTGGAGGGAATTGTAAGATGGCTAAGATACTTAAATTTAATGAAGAAGGAAGAAAAAAACTCGAGGCAGGTGTAAATACTCTTGCAGATGCAGTGAAGATAACATTGGGTCCTAGAGGAAGAAATGTTGTGCTTGAAAAGTCCTTTGGAGCTCCTCTTATAACAAATGATGGAGTATCAATTGCTAAGGAGATAGAATTAGAGGATCCTTTTGAAAATGTAGGAGCTCAGTTAATAAAAGAGGTTGCAACCAAAGCCAACGATGTGGCTGGAGATGGAACAACCACAGCAACTGTACTTGCTCAGGCCATGGTAAAAGAGGGTCTAAAGATGGTAAGTGCAGGTGCAAATCCTATGTTTATCAAAAAAGGTATGGAAAAAGCTGTTAAAGAAGCGGTGAAACACCTTAAGGAGAGGGCTAAAAAGATACAGGATAATGAAGAGATAGCTCAGGTGGCATCTATATCGGCCTCAGACGAAGAGATCGGGGCTCTCATAGCAGAGGCTATGCAAAAGGTTGGAGAGACAGGCGTAATAACGGTAGAAGAAGCCAAGTCTTTTGAAACAACCCTTGAAGTTGTAGAGGGAATGCAGTTTGATAAGGGGTATGTATCTCCTTATATGGCTACTGATCCAGAAAGAATGGAAGGAAATCTTGAAAATCCATATATTCTCATTACAGACAGAAAGATCTCAAACATGAAAGAGATACTGCCAATCTTGGAAGCTACTATACAGGAATCTAAACCTCTTCTCATAATATCAGAAGATCTAGAGGGAGAAGCACTGGCTACCCTTGTTGTAAATAAGCTGAGAGGAACTCTGAATGTCATTGCTGTAAAGGCACCGGCCTTTGGTGACAGAAGAAAATCCATGTTAGAGGACATAGCTGTACTGACTGGTGGAGAGGTAATCTCTGAAGAAAAGGCTATGAAGCTCGAGGATGTACAACTGTATAATCTTGGAAGAGCAAAAAGAGTGAAGGTAACAAAGGACAACACAGTTATAGTAGATGGACTCGGATCACAACATGACATAGATGCAAGGATAAATCAGATAAAGATCCAAATAGAGGACTCTACATCTGATTATGATAAGGAAAAACTTCAGGAAAGACTGGCAAAACTTTCAGGCGGGGTGGCTGTAATAAGAGTAGGAGCAGTAACAGAAACTGAAATGAAAGAAAAGAAACTCAGAATAGAAGATGCCCTGAATGCGACAAGAGCAGCTGTAGAAGAAGGAATAGTTCCAGGTGGAGGAACTATAATGATAGAGGTAGTTAAAGCTATGGAAAATTTCACCCTAGAAGGAGAGGAGGGAATAGGAGTAGAAATAGTAAAAAAAGCTCTTATGGCTCCTCTCAGGCAGATAGCGGAAAATGCAGGGCTTGACTCAGGAGTTGTACTAGAAAAAGTAAAATCTCTTCCAGAAGGCTACGGATTCAATGCTGCTAAAGAGGAGTACGTGAATATGTTGGAAGCTGGAATAATAGACCCGGCTAAAGTAACAAGATCGGCAATACAGAACGCAGGATCTGTATCTGCATTGATCCTGACAACAGAAGTGGTAATAGTTGAGAAAAAAGAAGCTAAGGATAACATGCAAAATCCAGGGATGATGCCTGGCATGATTTAAAAAACAGGGCAGGCGCCCTGTTTTTTAAATTTTATAAATTAATTTCCTAAAAAATATAATTAAATCTATTAAAATAGAAACAAATATACAGAAGACTGGAATCTTAATACATTGGCATCTTTACAAATACATTTTCATATTATATAATTGACTCATGTAGTATTAAAATAAATCGACACAAAGGTCGTGGTATAAACAATGACCATGAATTATCTGGATGAAGATCAAAAATAACATATTTAAAATGAAAATTCAGGGATAATAAGGAGTCACACAATTATGAAGTTTAAAAAAATGGGGGGTCCTAAAAAAAAACTCACCTACTATATAGTCAGCCTTATCCTGGTCCTCTTGGTTTTAAGGGGACCTATTAATTCATTGGAAGGTCCGGTGAGCGGGACATTTTTCCCCATAAAGGTATGGGTCTACAAGTCTACTAGCAAAATAAAGGAGGGGCTGTCGACTCTAAAAAATTATAAGAGGATAATGCAAGAGAATAAAGACTTCAAGTACGAGGT from uncultured Ilyobacter sp. includes these protein-coding regions:
- the rpsP gene encoding 30S ribosomal protein S16, which codes for MLKLRLTRMGRAKRPTYRIAAMEALTKRDGKAVAYLGNYFPLEDSKVVLKEEEIIKYLTNGAQPTRTVKSILVKAGVWAKFEESKKK
- a CDS encoding co-chaperone GroES, producing the protein MKIRPIGERVLVRPIKMEEKTASGLIIPGAADKEKPNLGIVEEVGSGEKLQDVKNGDKIVYAKFSGTEIKDGSEKYLILNIEDVLAVVEQG
- the groL gene encoding chaperonin GroEL (60 kDa chaperone family; promotes refolding of misfolded polypeptides especially under stressful conditions; forms two stacked rings of heptamers to form a barrel-shaped 14mer; ends can be capped by GroES; misfolded proteins enter the barrel where they are refolded when GroES binds), with the protein product MAKILKFNEEGRKKLEAGVNTLADAVKITLGPRGRNVVLEKSFGAPLITNDGVSIAKEIELEDPFENVGAQLIKEVATKANDVAGDGTTTATVLAQAMVKEGLKMVSAGANPMFIKKGMEKAVKEAVKHLKERAKKIQDNEEIAQVASISASDEEIGALIAEAMQKVGETGVITVEEAKSFETTLEVVEGMQFDKGYVSPYMATDPERMEGNLENPYILITDRKISNMKEILPILEATIQESKPLLIISEDLEGEALATLVVNKLRGTLNVIAVKAPAFGDRRKSMLEDIAVLTGGEVISEEKAMKLEDVQLYNLGRAKRVKVTKDNTVIVDGLGSQHDIDARINQIKIQIEDSTSDYDKEKLQERLAKLSGGVAVIRVGAVTETEMKEKKLRIEDALNATRAAVEEGIVPGGGTIMIEVVKAMENFTLEGEEGIGVEIVKKALMAPLRQIAENAGLDSGVVLEKVKSLPEGYGFNAAKEEYVNMLEAGIIDPAKVTRSAIQNAGSVSALILTTEVVIVEKKEAKDNMQNPGMMPGMI